DNA sequence from the Bradyrhizobium diazoefficiens genome:
CGTCCACCTTGGGACCGAGCTCGGCGAGCTTGTTCTCGGTGGAGCGGAGTTGATCGGTGATCTCGCTCATCCGGCCGCGCTCCGCCTTGGCGATCTCGGCTTCGTTCTGCGCAATCTGCTGCTGCATGCCGGCGATGTTGGCGCGCTGGGCGCCGATATCGGCCTGCAGCTTGGCGTCCTCGCGCTGAAGGGCCAGGATCCGCGTCTTCGGCGTATAGCCCTGTTCGTAGAGATGCTGCGCACCATTCATCTCGTCGGCCAGAAGCTCGCGCTGCTTCTCGGTGCCGGTGAGCTGGGCCTGCGTGCCGCCGATCTGCGCGTTCAGCTCGGCGATCTTGCCCTTGAGCACGGCCGTTTCCGCTTCGAACTGATGCTTTCGCGCGGCCATCATCGCGATCTCGTTCGCCATCGCCTGGCGCAGCGCGGGCTTTGCGTCCTTGGGATCGACACCGAAGTCTGGGGCGGCTCGTCCGTCCCGCTCGGCCATCAGCCGCGCTTCTGCGGCAAGAGCGGCATCGCGATCGGCAACGAGGACCTCGAGCTTGGCCCGGGGATCGCTGTCGTCGAGCACGAGCAGAAGCTGCCCCTTCTCGACATGGGCGCCGTCGCGCACCAGAAGCTGGCGGATGACGCCGCCATAGGGATGCTGCACGCTCTGGCGCCGTCCCTCGACCTGGAGGTTGCCACTGGCGATCGCGGCGCCCGATATCGGCGCAAGAGTGCCCCACAGCGTCATCGCCGACGCAAACGCGCCGATCACGATGGCGCCGACCAGCGCGGGCCGTCCCGGCCGCGCATAATAAGCGCGCTCGCGATCGGCGATATAGGTCGCGGTGCTCATGATGCGGAAGCCCGTGCGGCAGCCTGCTGCTGCAAGGCCTGGTAGACCTCGCCGGGCGGGCCGAGCATGTCGAGCATGCCGCTCCTCAGCACCATCATGACGTCGACGATGTCGAGGATGGTGGTGCGGTGGGTGATGACGATGACGGCGCCGCCATCGGCCTTGGCCTTGAGCAAAGCGGCCTTCAGCGCTTCCTCGCCCGGCGCGTCGAGATTGGCGTTGGGTTCGTCGAGCACCAGCAGCGGCGGCCGGCCAAGCAAAGCGCGCGCGAGGCCGAGCCGTTGGCGCTGTCCGCCTGACAGGCCAACGCCCCCGACGCCGAGTCGCGTGTCGTATTGCCGGGGTAGATCGAGCACCATGTCGTGGATGCCGGCGCGGACCGCGGCATCGATGATCTCGTCGGTCGAAGCATCGCCGAAGCGCGCGATGTTTTCGCGCACGGTACCGGCGAAGAGGCCGACATCCTGCGGCAGATAGCCGACATGGCGGCCGAACTCGACGGGGTTCCAGTGATTGTAGTCGAGCCCGCCGAAGCACAGCCGCCCGGCGGCGGGCGCCATCGCGCCGACCAGGAGGCGCGCCAGGGTGCTCTTGCCCGAGCCGCTCGGGCCGACGATGCCCAGCGCCTGGCCGCCGGCCAGTTCGAAGGACAGGCCCTTCAGCACAGGTTCGGGGCGCGAGGGCAGTTCGCAGACGAGCTCGCGTACCTCGACGGTGTTGCGCTGCTTCGGCACGATGGTCTGCGGTACGGTCAGATCGACGGTCGCAAGCAGCTCGCGCACCTGCGTGTAGGAATCGCGCGCGCCGATGAACTGCTTCCAGGTGCCGACCGCCTGTTCGACCGGGACCAGCGCCCGGCCCATGACGATGCTAGCGGCAAAGATCGTCGCGGGCGTGATGGCATGGTCGATCGCCAGCCAGGCGCCGGTGCCGAGCATCAGTGATTGCAACAGCAGGCGGAAGAAGCGGATTGAGGACGTCATCACCGCGTTCTTGTCGCTGGCGATCGCTTGCTGCACCAGCATCGCCGAGCGCTGGCTCTGCCAGTTGCGCTCGACCGCCGGCTGCATGCCCATGCCGCGGATCACGTCGGCATGGCGCAGCACATTCTCGGTGAAGACGTAGGACTGGTTGCCGGACGCCTCGGCTTGCTTCATCGGCGAACGGGTCAGGACCTCGTTGACGCCGGCAAGCCCGAGCAGCAGCAGCGCGCCGATGGTGGCGACGAGGCCGAGCAGGGGATGAATGAAGAACAGCAGCAGCAGGTAGATCGGAATCCAGGGCAGGTCGAACGCAAAATAGATTCCGGATCCGGTCACGAAGGTGCGGAACTGGTCGAGGTCACGCAGTTGCTGTGCGCCCCGCGAAGCGCCGCGCTCGGCGGATCGCACCACCAGCGCCTCGAACACGCGCCTCGACAGCTCCATGTCGAGCCGGATGCCGCAGCGGATCAGGATCCAGGCGCGCACCGCGTCGAGGCCGGCCATGGTCAGCAGCGCAATGGCGAGAATGAGCGTGAGCAGGACGAGGGTGGAGATGTTTTCGTTGAGCAGGACGCGGTTGTAGACCTGCATCAGATAGAGCGGTGAGGACAGATAGAGCAGGTTGATCGCGCTCGAAAACAATCCGGCCCAGAGAAAATGCGGCCAGAGCTTCAGCAAGGCTTCGCGAACCTCGTCGCTGCGTCGATACGGCGGCTCTGCCGCCTCATCCGCGACGGTCGAAAGTGCTGCCGCCATCTGAATGTCCTCAGGGTGTGAAACGAAACTGCGCCGGGACGCTGGCGGACTTACACGAAGCGTGACGCGGGGCCTGAGCCCCACGTCACATGTTTGTCATCTGGAGGGCGACTTAGACCAGCCCGTGGAGGAGACCACCGACATCGAGATGGCCGACATCGGCACTGAGGCCGACGGCGGTCGGTGCGGAGATCGAGGCATCGATGCCCCCGGTTCCCGCAAGGCCTGACGCTGAGGCGTGAATGCTGGGATTGGTTTCGATCAGCGCGCCCACGTCGAGCGTGTGGGACAGATCGACCGAACCGCTGGCGCCGGCCGTCACACTTCCACCTGCACCGGCGCTGCCTGACAGCGCACCTGTTGCTGTTCCAAGCAAGCCATCGACCGTGCCGAGCAGGTTTCCGAGAAGAGCCATGTGAACTCCTTTGAGTTGGCAGTTGAGATCGCGACAGAATGGTCGCTGCCCAAGAAGTCGCGCCAACGCTGAAGGTTGCGGACTCACATGCGGCCATTTGGTGCTGATTTGTTGGACGAGGAACTTGTGGCGGGGAGGGTACCGCGGTTGACTCCACAACAGTGGAGTATGCACATATGCCGCAGACCGCTACCATGGGCCGCTCTCGGAGCACGGGAGCCAGCAGCAAGCGGAGGCGGCATGAGCGGGCAGGAACGGAAACTCAAAGGATCGGACCTGTTCGTCGCGGCGCTCGAAAACGAAGGCGTCGACCGGATCTTCGGCGTGCCTGGCGAAGAAAATCTCGACCTCGTCGAGTCGCTGCGCACCTCCAGGATCGAGCTGGTCCTGACCCGCCACGAGCAGGCCGCTGCCTTCATGGCCGCGACCCATGGCCGCTTGACCGGCAAGCCCGGTGTATGTCTCTCCACGCTGGGCCCCGGCGCGCTCAATCTGTCCACGGGTGCGGCCTATGCGCATCTCGGCGCGATGCCGATGATCCTCATCACCGGCCAGAAGCCGATCATGAGCAGCCGGCAGGCGCGCTTCCAGATCGTGGACGTGGTCGCGACCATGAAGCCGCTGACGAAGCTGTCGCGACAGATCGTCAGCGCCTCCTCGATTCCAACCGTCGTGCGCGACGCATTTCGCGTGGCGATGGAGGAGCGGCCGGGACCCGTGCATCTCGAACTGCCCGAAGACATCGCGGGCGAGAAGGTGGCGGCTGTTCCCGTGATCCCGATCCATCCGATCGAAATCCCCGTCGCCCACCGTGCCGCGCTCGACCGTGCGGCCGAAATGATTTTGGCCGCAAAGTATCCGCTGGTGATGATGGGCGCCGCCACCAGCCGGCCGCGCTCGACCCACGGCATCGCAAGCTTCGTGCGGCGGACCGGCATCCCGTTCTTCACCACGCAGATGGGAAAAGGGACCGTGCCCGGCGGCACCAATCTCTACATGGGCACCGCGGCGCTGTCCGAACGCGACTATGTCCACGACGCCATCGACGCCGCCGATTTGATCGTGGCGATCGGCCACGACCCGATCGAGAAGCCGCCCTTCATCATGGGGCCGTCGGGTCCGAACGTCATTCACGTCAGCTACACCTCGGCCAGCGTCGAGCAGGTGTATTTTCCCGACGCCGAGGTCGTCGGTGACGTCGGCCCGAGCCTGGAGCTTCTGGCCGACCGGCTCGAAGGCAAGCTGCCGCAGGCGGCGGCGCTGTTGCCGCTCCGAGAAGAGATCCTCAACCGCATCGCCGATCGCGCCAGCGAGGGGCGCTGGCCGCCGACGCCGCAGCGCATCGTGCACGACATCCGGCAGGTCATGCCCGAGAACGGCATCGTCGCGCTCGACAACGGCATGTACAAGATCTGGTTCGCGCGCAACTACCGCACGCGCGTCGCCAACACGCTGCTGCTCGACAACGCGTTGGCTACGATGGGCGCGGGTCTGCCGTCGGCGATGATGGCGGCGATGCTTTATCCCGATCGCCGCGTGCTCGCAGTCGCCGGTGACGGCGGCTTCATGATGAACAGCCAGGAGATGGAGACCGCCGTCCGCCTCAAGCTCAACCTGGTCGTGCTGGTGCTGGAGGACAACGCTTACGGCATGATTCGCTGGAAGCAGGCCGTCGACCATTTCGCCGATTACGGCATGAGCTTTGGTAATCCCGACTTTGCGCTCTATGCCAAGGCCTATGGCGCCAAGGGCCACCGCATCACGAGCATCGACAGCTTTGGACGGACGTTAGACGCGGCGTTTAGGGAGGGCGGTGTGCACCTCCTCTCGATCCCGATCGACTATTCGGAGAACGTGCGGGTGCTCGTTGACGAGCTGCGCGCGCACGAGACGTCGAAGACGTGATTTGTTAGACGCTCTCGCCTCATCGTCATTGCGGGCGCAGCGAAGCAATCCAGAATCTTACCGCGGACGCAGTCTGGATTGCTTCGCTGCGCTCGCAATGACGGAGCGAGTGGTCGAGACCTTCTGCCATGATAACCGCACTTGTGTCGCGATCTTCAATCGCCGACACTCCCAATCATCCAACCAACCACAGGAATATGAAATGGCTCGCGTTCGCTGTATCACTGAGATGGGCATGGGGGTTGACGTTCACGGCAGGGACGCGACCAAGGCGGCGAAGCGCGCGGTGTCGGATGCCATCCGGCATTCGAGCCTCGGCTTCTTCCGGATGATCGGCAAGACCGCGAATGACATGTTCGTCGATGTCACGATCGCCGTGCCCAACCCGGAAAGCGTGGACACGGATGCGGTTGCGAAGGAGCTCCCTTACGGCACCGTGACCGTCAACGCGGTCAAGGGCGGGCTGGAGATTCCCTCGGCCACGGAACAGGCGAATGACCCCATTCTCATCGCCAATGCGGCCGTGATCGTCAGCTTCGACAAGGACTGAGCCGGTGTCCGACAGCGATGTGGCGCTGCTGGATCGTCCGATCTGGAGCGCGCTGACGACGAGCCAGAAGCACCTGGCGGAGGGCGGGCCGCGCGCGCTGCGCTATCCCGTGGACATGACGCCGTTTGCCGACATGATCGACATGTCGGAGGAAAGCTTCGCCGCGCTCGGTGACGTCATGTCGCCGTCGCAGGTTGCCGCGCTGTTTACGACGGAGCCGGTCGACGTTCCCGCCAATTTCAAGGTCGTGCTATCAGAGACCGGCGAGCAGATGATCGGCTCGCCCGCCGATAGTCCATTGCGCGACGCCGAGATCGTGACGCTCGGTGCAGCCGACGTTCCCGCGATGATGGCGCTGACGGAGTTGACCAAGCCAGGGCCGTTCGCCGCGCGGACGCATGAGCTCGGCACGTTCCTGGGCATTCGCGCCGGCGGCGAACTGGTCGCGATGACCGGCGAGCGGATGAAGCCGGGCAAATTCACCGAGATGACGGCGGTCTGCGTCCATCCCGACTATCGCGGGCGCGGCTACGCGCAGGCGCTGCTCGCGGCGGTCGCGCGCCAGATCGAGGCGCGTGACGAAATTCCGTTCCTGCACGTGTTTACGAACAACAAATCCGCGACCGCACTCTATCAGCGCCAGGGCATGCGCATCCGTCGCCGCCTGTACGTGACGGCGTTCATGAAGTAGGGATGACGGCCCGGCGGCGTGCGCCGGGCCGTTCGGGGAGGGGCCAATCCATGGATGCCAGAACACCAGATTTTTCCGCGGCGCGGACAGCAATGCAGCGCTACGTCGATCAGGAGATCGTTCCCGGCGTGTCCTGGGCGTTGCTGCGGGGGCGCGAGGTGGTCGATCAGCAATGCGTCGGCTTCGCCGATCGCGAGGCGAAGACGGCGCTGCGCCCGGACCACATTTTCCGCGCGTTCTCCAACACCAAGATTTTCGTCACAAGCGCGATCATGCTGCTGGTCGAGGAAGGCCGCATCGGCCTCGATGACGCGATCGAGAAATTCCTGCCGCGGCTCGGCCATCGCAAGGTGCTGAAGCAGGGCGCGGCGAGTCTGGCCGATGTCGAGCCGGCGAAAAGCCCGATCACGGTCCGCCAGCTTCTGACTCATACGTCCGGCCTCAGCTACGGCATCTTCGATCCCGGCACGGTGCTGTTCAAAGGCTACAACGATGCGCGTGTGCTCAATCCGCTGACGCCGCTGACCGACATGATCGACAAGCTTGCCGATCTGCCGCTGTCCTATCATCCGGGTACGTCTTGGGAATATTCCGTAGCGACCGACGTGCTCGGCCGCGTCGTGGAAGTTGTCTCGGGCAAATCCCTCGACGCCTTCTTCAAGACGCGGATATTCGATCCGCTCGGCATGACCGATACCGGCTTCGCCCTGCCCGAAGCGCAGCAGGGCAGGCTGGTTGCGCACTACACCGGCGCCGACGTGCTCGATCCGATGAAGCCGGGCCTCACGCGCGCCGACAATCTGCCGTATCCGCAGGCATATGTGCGGCCATTCCCGCGGCTGTCCGGCGGCGGCGGTCTGGTCTCGACCTTGCCGGATATGCTCGCACTGGTGCGTGCGCTGGTGCCCGGTCCAGACGCGCTTCTGAAACCGGAAACGCTGCGGCAGATGATGACGAACCAATTGCCGTCAGGCCAGACCATCCGCTTCGCCAATCTCGGGCCGATGCCCGGCAAGGGCTTTGGCCTCGGCGGCGCCGTGACCTTTGCGCCGACGCCGTTCGATCCCCCGAATTCCGCCGGCGAATTCCAGTGGGGCGGGCTCGCCGGCACACATTGGTGGATCTGTCCCGAGGCCAATACTGCCGGTGTCCTGATGGCCCAGCGCCACATGGGCTTCTGGAATCCATTCTTCTTCGAGTTCAAGCGCCTGGCCTACCGGGCGGTCGGAGGCTGACTCGGACGGGCACCCGACAGAGATGCACGACGTGCCAAACTATCTCGGCCTCGACGGATTTCGCTTCGGCTGGGTCGCGGCCTGGATCGAGGGACGCGGCGATCATGGTTTCGATTATTCGCCTGGCCTGGCGCGTCTGCTCGCAATGCCGCATGCGCGTGCGATGATCGACATGCCGATCGGATTGAACCCGAGCGGTTATCGAACGTGCGATTTGCGTGCGCGCGAAATGGTGGGCCCAGCCGTATTTCTCGGCGCCCGCCGCGATCTCTGGACATTTTCCGACATGGCGACGGCCAATCGCCACTATTGGGAGCACGAGGGCAAGGGCAGGGGTGTCTCGGCCCAGCTCTGGAATATCAGGGACAAGATCAAGGACGTCGATGAGATCATGACGCCGGAGCGGCAGGCGACGATCGGCGAGGCGCATCCGGAATTGATCTTCTGGAATCTGGCAGGGCGAGTCCGGCTCGCGACGAAAACTTCGGCGGAAGGCCGCGAGCAGCGCATGGCGCTGCTGGCGCAACACGGGTTCACCAGCCTGCCAAGATGGCTGATGCAGCGCCACGGCACCGGCATCGGCCGCGACGATCTCATCGATGCCTGCGCCTGCGCAGTCGCGGCGCGGGACAGCATGCAGCGTGTCGGCGGGGTTGAGATCGATCCGCGCGGGTTGCGGATGGAAATCAATTATTGAGGCGATCGGCGGGCCGAGCCGCATTCGGGAAAAATAGGCAATTTATTTGAAGCCTGCAGGAACTGGCAATAGTCGGCCGGCGTTCCCGTTCGAACATAGGACAGAGAAACCCGTGCGATGAAGGATGCCAGTCAGTTCGCAACCGCGATGCTCGCGCTTGTTTTTACCGGAGCGCTGCTCGTCACCGGGCAGCTCTTCATCGAGCAGCGTGCCCAGCGCGACGTGGTCTACGCCACCGCTCATCTGCTGCGGCCATTGTGACCGGGATTCGCGGCAGGACGTTTGATGTGACGACGGTCCGGCCTTGCGCCATGTTGCGGCTCGCCTAGATTAGTTGGAATCTCACGCAAGCAGCTTGGGTCCTGATGTCCGATCTCTCCGCCTTTCCGATCACGAAGCGCTGGCCAGCCGAACATCCCGAGTTGCTTCAGCTTTATTCATTACCGACGCCGAACGGCGTCAAGGTCTCGATCATGCTGGAGGAGATCGGGCTTCCTTACGAAGTCCATCTCGTCGACTTCGGCAAGGACGACCAGAAGACGCCGGAATTCCTCTCGCTCAATCCGAACGGCAAGATCCCGGCAGTCCTCGATCCCGACGGCCCCGGCGGCAAGCCGCTGCCGCTATTCGAGTCCGGTGCGATTCTGCAATATCTCGCGGAGAAGACGGGCAAGCTGCTGCCGCAGGATGCTGCGCGGCGCTACCAGACGATCCAGTGGGTACATTTCCAGATGGGCGGCATCGGGCCGATGTTCGGCCAGGTCGGCTTCTTCCATAAATTCGCCGGCAAGGATTTTGAAGACAAGCGTCCGCTGGAGCGTTACGTCGGCGAGTCCAGGCGCCTGCTCGGTGTGATGGAGACGCATCTCGCCGGCCGGCAATGGTTCATGGATGACGACTACACCATCGCCGATATCTCCATGCTCGGCTGGGTCCGCAACCTCGTCGGCTTTTACGGCGCTGCCGACCTCGTCGCATTCAGCCAGTTCAAGTCGGTCGGCGCCTGGCTCGAACGCGGGCTGGCGCGGCCGGCGGTGCAGCGTGGGCTGAATATTCCGAAGCGTCCGTGAGACGATCCCTAGAACAGGCGCCCGCCGTTCGGCACGGGCTTGCTCGGCTGCATCAGCACGACCTTGCCGTCGGCATCGGGAAAGCCGAGCGTCAGCACCTCCGAGACGACAGGTCCGATCTGGCGCGGCGGGAAATTGACGACGGCGGCGACCTGCTGTCCCACCAGCGACTCGAGCGGATGGTTCTCGGTGATCTGCGCCGAGCTCTTGCGCACACCGATCGCGGGGCCGAAGTCGATCCACAGCCGCCAGGCCGGCTTGCGCGCCTCCGGAAACGGCTTGGCATCGACGATGGTGCCGACGCGGATATCGACCGCGAGGAAGGTGTTGAAGTCGATGGTCGGCGAGGCGGATGCGGCGGGATCGTGGGTGACGTGCATGATGGGTCCGTTCGGAAGGATCGAAGGCGTTGTTCGCAATATTGTCGCGCGAGGCGGAGTTTCGTACAACGCCAGGGGATCACGATAAGACGCATGCGCGAGGACCGTCTTGCCCAACATCATCTACGGCATCAAGAACTGCGACACCATGAAGAAGGCGCGCGCCTGGCTCGACACCCATGGCGTCGCCTATGAGTTCCACGACTACAAGACTGCGGGCGTCGAGAAGGACAAGCTCAAGCAATGGAGCGACAAGCTCGGCTGGGAGGTGCTGCTCAATCGCGCCGGTACGACTTTCAAGAAGCTGCCCGATGCCGAGAAGGAAGGCCTGACCGAGAAGAAGGCGCTCGCGCTGATGCTAGCGCAACCATCGATGATCAAGCGGCCGGTGCTTGAAATCGGCAGCAAGGTCCTGGTCGGCTTCAAGCCTGACATCTACGACAAGGAAGTCGGCGCCAAATCGCGCTAAGCGTCAATTCAGCTCGATGATCTCGGCAGTGACGCCAGGACCGGCCGGCTGATCGGCGAATTCGACAATTTCGGCGGCGGCGATGCGGCCGGGGACGCGGTGAAACAGGTCGCGGTCGATCACCGTGCGCAGCTTCGGCCGCGGCAGCGTGTCATTTCCGCGCAGCAGATTCTTGATTTCGAAGCCGCCGTCCTCGCAGAAGGTCTTGAGCGAGGCGATGACATGGCTGACCTTGCCGTCGGCCTGGAACGGCAGCAGCAGCCGTTCATAAGCGACGACGCGACCATAGATGTCGTCGACGTCCGCAACGCTATAGACCGGAAGCCCGCGCGCGACGCATTTGTGATAGACCGGCATCACGAACGGCGCGAGCCGCAGTCCGACATAGTCCTGCAGCAGAACGCCCTTGCCGGTGTGGCCGTAGGCGCGCGAGATTCGCGAGCCTTCGCTCTGGATGGTCAGGCGTGGCGTCGGCGTCGAATTGTCCACCGTGTAGTAGACGAGATCGGACAGCTCTTCCTCGAGCCGCGCGGGCTGATACTCCGAGATCGCTGGGGTCATCTGCTGGCGCGTATAGAGTCGCAGCCACGTGTTGAGGAGGTCACGCTGCTTGATCGACTTGACGACGGAGGGAGTGGCGCTGGCGAAATCCAAGATAATATCCCCGGCGTACGAAACTCGCGCATAATACCGCTTGCGGGAAAATTTTTGATGAAGGCTGGCGCGCGGGACCAAAGACCGTTAACGACGCGTTGATGACCGGTACCTTGCGAACCGGGAGGCCGGCAGGCGGCATCACAAACCTCCAACTAAGGGAGCATAAGTCTCCCGGCCGGAGGCCTGACCTGCTCAGCTTTCCGCCTTGCCTAACCCCCGTCACCTCCGGCATATTCCGCGCCCGGAGGCGGCGTTCCGGGACAAGGCTCCGAGGCCGCCGGAAGCCGAAGTAAACAAGGACAGCCACGCGCGGCTCGCGCGGGCAGGGGGAAATCTGTTTGGCCGATGAGTTCATTCTCGAAACGGAAGGCTTGACCAAGGAGTTTGCGGGCTTCTTCGCCGTCCGCGACGTTGCGCTCAAGGTTCGCCGTGGGAGCATCCACGCGTTGATCGGCCCGAACGGTGCCGGCAAGACGACGTGCTTCAATCTCCTGACCAAGTTCCTCAAACCGTCTGCCGGAAAAATCCTGTACAAGGGACAGGACATCACCGCGATGGCGCCCGCCGACGTGGCGCGCTTGGGACTGGTGCGTTCATTCCAGATCTCGGCGGTGTTTCCGCACATGACCGCGTTGGAAAATGTTCGCGTCGCGCTTCAGCGGCAGCACGGCAGCTCCTTCGATTTCTGGCGTTCCAAATCGGTGCTGAACCGCTACAACAATCGTGCGCTGGAATTATTGAACGATGTCGGTCTCAGCGAGTTTGCCAACACGCCGGCGGTCGAGATGCCCTATGGGCGAAAGCGCGCATTGGAGATCGCAACCACGCTCGCGCTCGACCCGGAGATGATGCTCCTGGACGAGCCGATGGCCGGCATGGGCCACGAGGACATCGACAAGATCGCGGCGCTGATCAAACGTATCTCGGCGAAATATACCATCCTGATGGTCGAACATAACTTAAGCGTCGTAGCCAATCTCTCCGACATCATCACCGTGCTAACGCGCGGGCAGGTGCTCGCGCAGGGCAATTACGCCGAGCTCACCAAAGACGAGCGCGTCAAGGAAGCCTATCTGGGAGCCGGTCATGCCTGAGACTGCCAACGCGGACGCTCCCGCAAAGGCCACAACGGGCGGCAACATCCTCCAGGTTCGGAACCTGGAGGGCTGGTACGGCGAGTCCCACATCCTGCACGGGATCAATTTCGACGTGAATGCGGGCGAGGTCGTCACCCTGCTCGGACGTAACGGCGCCGGCAAGACGACGACGCTGAAGTCGATTATGGGCATCCTCGGCAAGCGTGCCGGCTCGATCAAATTCAACAACCAGGAGATCATCCGCGCGACCTCCGACAAGATCGCGCGCATGGGCATCGCGTTCTGCCCGGAGGAGCGGGGGATTTTCTCCAGTCTCGACGTGCGGGAGAATTTGTTGCTGCCGCCCGTGGTGCGCCCGGGCGGCTTGCCACTCGAGCAGATATTCGATCTATTTCCGAACCTGAAGGAACGCCTCAACAGCCAGGGCACCAAGCTGTCCGGCGGTGAACAGCAGATGCTTGCGATCGCGCGCATCCTGCGCACCGGCGCGAGCTTCCTGATGCTGGACGAGCCGACCGAAGGACTTGCGCCTGTCATCATTCAGCAGATCGGCCACACCATTGCGCGGCTCAAGAAGGAGGGCTTTACGATCCTCCTTGTCGAGCAGAACTTCCGCTTCGCATCCACCGTTGCCGACCGCTACTACGTCGTCGAGCACGGCAAGGTCATTGACGGATTTTCCAATGCGGAGCTTGCCGCCAATATGGACAAGCTCCACACCTATCTCGGCGTCTAGGACGGCCCAAGGCAGGACGGCCAAAAGAACACGGCGAAGAGGATTTCAAGGGAAGTCACATGAAAAAGTCGATTGCATCGTTGTTGTTGGGCACGGCGTTGGCCGTCACCACCACAGGCGCCGCCTTCGCGCAGGACAAGACCGTCAAGATCGGTGCGCTGTCCGATCAGTCCGGCCTCTATGCCGACCTCGGCGGCCCCGGCTCGACGCTCGCCGCGCAGATGGCCGTCGAAGACTCCGGCCTCGCGGGCAAGGGCTGGAAGATCGACATCATCTCCGGCGACCACCAGAACAAGCCGGATATCGGCACCGCGATCGCGCGGCAGTGGTTCGATGTCGACAAGGTCGACATCATCGTCGACGTGCCGAACTCCGGCGTGGCGCTGGCCGTCAACAACGTCGTCAAGGAAAAGAACGGCGTCTACATCAATTCGGGCGCGGCGACCTCGGACCTCACCAACGCGCAGTGCTCGCCCAACACCGTGCACTGGACCTACGATACTTACATGTTGGCCCATACCACGGGCCAGGCGCTGGTGAAGGCCGGTGGTGACACTTGGTTCTTCCTGACCGCCGACTATGCCTTCGGCGCGGCGCTCGAGCGCGACACCACGGCCGTCATCACCGCCAACGGCGGCAAGGTCGTCGGTGG
Encoded proteins:
- a CDS encoding HlyD family type I secretion periplasmic adaptor subunit, with amino-acid sequence MSTATYIADRERAYYARPGRPALVGAIVIGAFASAMTLWGTLAPISGAAIASGNLQVEGRRQSVQHPYGGVIRQLLVRDGAHVEKGQLLLVLDDSDPRAKLEVLVADRDAALAAEARLMAERDGRAAPDFGVDPKDAKPALRQAMANEIAMMAARKHQFEAETAVLKGKIAELNAQIGGTQAQLTGTEKQRELLADEMNGAQHLYEQGYTPKTRILALQREDAKLQADIGAQRANIAGMQQQIAQNEAEIAKAERGRMSEITDQLRSTENKLAELGPKVDAATDVVTRTQIRAPATGSVVGLDVFTEGGVIQPGAKLMDIVPSDNPLIVDAQLKLSDINDVTVGRRAEIRLTGVNYVERPRLYGTVRTVSADRVTNDKTGGPGYYAVEVSLEPEDVKKSRIELQSGMPAEVIVPTRPRTLFEYLFGPLRDELTRAFRER
- a CDS encoding type I secretion system permease/ATPase; amino-acid sequence: MAAALSTVADEAAEPPYRRSDEVREALLKLWPHFLWAGLFSSAINLLYLSSPLYLMQVYNRVLLNENISTLVLLTLILAIALLTMAGLDAVRAWILIRCGIRLDMELSRRVFEALVVRSAERGASRGAQQLRDLDQFRTFVTGSGIYFAFDLPWIPIYLLLLFFIHPLLGLVATIGALLLLGLAGVNEVLTRSPMKQAEASGNQSYVFTENVLRHADVIRGMGMQPAVERNWQSQRSAMLVQQAIASDKNAVMTSSIRFFRLLLQSLMLGTGAWLAIDHAITPATIFAASIVMGRALVPVEQAVGTWKQFIGARDSYTQVRELLATVDLTVPQTIVPKQRNTVEVRELVCELPSRPEPVLKGLSFELAGGQALGIVGPSGSGKSTLARLLVGAMAPAAGRLCFGGLDYNHWNPVEFGRHVGYLPQDVGLFAGTVRENIARFGDASTDEIIDAAVRAGIHDMVLDLPRQYDTRLGVGGVGLSGGQRQRLGLARALLGRPPLLVLDEPNANLDAPGEEALKAALLKAKADGGAVIVITHRTTILDIVDVMMVLRSGMLDMLGPPGEVYQALQQQAAARASAS
- a CDS encoding acetolactate synthase large subunit, with translation MSGQERKLKGSDLFVAALENEGVDRIFGVPGEENLDLVESLRTSRIELVLTRHEQAAAFMAATHGRLTGKPGVCLSTLGPGALNLSTGAAYAHLGAMPMILITGQKPIMSSRQARFQIVDVVATMKPLTKLSRQIVSASSIPTVVRDAFRVAMEERPGPVHLELPEDIAGEKVAAVPVIPIHPIEIPVAHRAALDRAAEMILAAKYPLVMMGAATSRPRSTHGIASFVRRTGIPFFTTQMGKGTVPGGTNLYMGTAALSERDYVHDAIDAADLIVAIGHDPIEKPPFIMGPSGPNVIHVSYTSASVEQVYFPDAEVVGDVGPSLELLADRLEGKLPQAAALLPLREEILNRIADRASEGRWPPTPQRIVHDIRQVMPENGIVALDNGMYKIWFARNYRTRVANTLLLDNALATMGAGLPSAMMAAMLYPDRRVLAVAGDGGFMMNSQEMETAVRLKLNLVVLVLEDNAYGMIRWKQAVDHFADYGMSFGNPDFALYAKAYGAKGHRITSIDSFGRTLDAAFREGGVHLLSIPIDYSENVRVLVDELRAHETSKT
- a CDS encoding Lin0512 family protein, producing the protein MARVRCITEMGMGVDVHGRDATKAAKRAVSDAIRHSSLGFFRMIGKTANDMFVDVTIAVPNPESVDTDAVAKELPYGTVTVNAVKGGLEIPSATEQANDPILIANAAVIVSFDKD
- a CDS encoding GNAT family N-acetyltransferase; the encoded protein is MSDSDVALLDRPIWSALTTSQKHLAEGGPRALRYPVDMTPFADMIDMSEESFAALGDVMSPSQVAALFTTEPVDVPANFKVVLSETGEQMIGSPADSPLRDAEIVTLGAADVPAMMALTELTKPGPFAARTHELGTFLGIRAGGELVAMTGERMKPGKFTEMTAVCVHPDYRGRGYAQALLAAVARQIEARDEIPFLHVFTNNKSATALYQRQGMRIRRRLYVTAFMK
- a CDS encoding serine hydrolase domain-containing protein; amino-acid sequence: MDARTPDFSAARTAMQRYVDQEIVPGVSWALLRGREVVDQQCVGFADREAKTALRPDHIFRAFSNTKIFVTSAIMLLVEEGRIGLDDAIEKFLPRLGHRKVLKQGAASLADVEPAKSPITVRQLLTHTSGLSYGIFDPGTVLFKGYNDARVLNPLTPLTDMIDKLADLPLSYHPGTSWEYSVATDVLGRVVEVVSGKSLDAFFKTRIFDPLGMTDTGFALPEAQQGRLVAHYTGADVLDPMKPGLTRADNLPYPQAYVRPFPRLSGGGGLVSTLPDMLALVRALVPGPDALLKPETLRQMMTNQLPSGQTIRFANLGPMPGKGFGLGGAVTFAPTPFDPPNSAGEFQWGGLAGTHWWICPEANTAGVLMAQRHMGFWNPFFFEFKRLAYRAVGG
- a CDS encoding DUF429 domain-containing protein — protein: MPNYLGLDGFRFGWVAAWIEGRGDHGFDYSPGLARLLAMPHARAMIDMPIGLNPSGYRTCDLRAREMVGPAVFLGARRDLWTFSDMATANRHYWEHEGKGRGVSAQLWNIRDKIKDVDEIMTPERQATIGEAHPELIFWNLAGRVRLATKTSAEGREQRMALLAQHGFTSLPRWLMQRHGTGIGRDDLIDACACAVAARDSMQRVGGVEIDPRGLRMEINY